In Deinococcus puniceus, one genomic interval encodes:
- a CDS encoding ABC transporter permease, giving the protein MTTTLPERPIKSAPPRSQSQFGVAWSQFRKNRLAKIGGSMLILLYTLALFAPFIAPDGLSSYSTSNITRFHPPTPIQFRDPQTGGFTRPFVYQYGQQLNMDTFVNEYKPTTTRCPVYFGVRGDEYRVLGLFTGNLHLFGTGTENPNCKVYLFGGEALGRDLFTRTIYASQISLTIGVGAVLISTVIGLIMGAMAAFFGGIADTLIMRLVEVLAAIPNLFLLILLRAVFPQDINPIFALYMILGLLAFIGWGGLARVVRGQMLSVREQDFVSAAQALGAGNGRIMWRHMLPTMTTYIIVTLSLSIPGYILLESGLSFLGIGAVEPYVSWGGLLSQAQEGGFASITQRPWVLIPGFFIVFTVMCYQLLGDGLRDAFDPRKRQ; this is encoded by the coding sequence ATGACCACAACCCTTCCAGAACGTCCAATCAAGTCGGCCCCGCCCCGCAGCCAGTCTCAGTTCGGGGTGGCTTGGTCGCAGTTCCGCAAGAATCGCCTCGCCAAAATCGGCGGCTCTATGCTGATCCTGCTGTACACGCTGGCCCTGTTCGCGCCGTTTATCGCGCCCGATGGCCTGTCCAGCTATTCCACATCCAATATCACGCGCTTTCACCCGCCCACGCCTATTCAGTTCCGCGATCCCCAAACGGGCGGTTTCACGCGGCCATTCGTGTACCAGTACGGCCAACAGCTGAACATGGACACCTTCGTGAACGAGTACAAGCCCACCACCACGCGCTGCCCGGTGTACTTTGGCGTGCGCGGCGACGAGTACCGCGTGCTGGGCCTGTTCACCGGCAACCTGCACCTGTTCGGTACGGGCACCGAAAATCCAAATTGCAAGGTGTACCTGTTCGGCGGCGAGGCACTGGGCCGCGACCTGTTTACCCGTACCATCTACGCCTCGCAAATCTCGCTCACCATCGGCGTGGGCGCGGTGCTGATCTCTACCGTCATCGGCCTGATCATGGGCGCAATGGCAGCTTTTTTCGGCGGCATCGCAGATACCCTGATCATGCGGCTCGTTGAAGTCTTGGCCGCCATTCCCAATCTGTTTTTGCTTATTTTGCTGCGGGCGGTGTTTCCGCAGGACATCAACCCGATTTTTGCGCTGTATATGATCTTGGGCCTCTTGGCCTTCATCGGTTGGGGGGGGTTGGCGCGGGTGGTGCGCGGGCAGATGCTCAGCGTGCGCGAGCAGGATTTCGTGTCGGCGGCGCAGGCCCTCGGCGCGGGCAATGGCCGGATCATGTGGCGGCACATGCTGCCCACCATGACCACCTACATCATCGTCACGCTCAGCCTGTCTATTCCCGGCTACATCTTGTTGGAATCGGGCCTCAGCTTCCTCGGCATCGGCGCAGTGGAGCCGTATGTCTCGTGGGGCGGCCTGCTCAGTCAGGCGCAGGAAGGCGGTTTTGCCAGCATTACCCAGCGGCCTTGGGTACTCATTCCGGGCTTTTTCATCGTGTTTACCGTCATGTGTTACCAACTGCTGGGCGACGGTCTACGCGACGCCTTCGATCCCCGCAAGCGGCAGTAG
- a CDS encoding ABC transporter permease, giving the protein MIPFLLRRLVQSIPTLLLASILIFFVIQLAPGDFLTPAKLNPNISEEQIAALQRNFGLDRPAWQQYLFWMGNMFQGDFGLSFQYQQPVLDIIWPRILNSLYLALMSLILYYSISIPLGVYGAVRQNSPGDNAVNVVLYFLLGFPSFFLALIVIYFILQIRNATGLDIPIGGMTSNNFEELSPFGQMLDILKHLIIPALVLAISDAAGLTRVIRGQMLEVMRSDYVRTARAKGVSERTAIWKHTFRNAILPIVAGIGGLLPALISGVGFLEVVFAYPGITPMLLTAIGTQDLYLIAGFTVITTVLLIIGNVISDILLAVVDPRVKVS; this is encoded by the coding sequence ATGATTCCATTTCTCCTGCGGCGGCTGGTTCAGTCCATTCCGACGCTCCTTCTTGCCAGCATCCTCATCTTCTTTGTCATCCAACTTGCTCCCGGCGATTTCCTCACGCCCGCCAAGCTCAATCCCAACATCAGCGAGGAGCAGATTGCGGCCCTACAGCGCAATTTCGGCCTAGACCGTCCCGCTTGGCAGCAGTACCTGTTCTGGATGGGCAACATGTTTCAGGGTGACTTCGGGTTGTCGTTTCAGTACCAGCAACCTGTTCTAGACATCATCTGGCCGCGCATTCTCAACTCGCTGTATCTGGCCCTGATGAGCCTGATTCTGTACTATTCCATCTCTATTCCGCTGGGCGTGTACGGCGCGGTTCGCCAAAATTCCCCCGGCGACAATGCCGTCAACGTCGTGTTGTATTTCCTGCTAGGCTTCCCGAGCTTTTTTCTGGCTCTCATCGTTATCTACTTCATTTTGCAAATCCGCAATGCCACAGGCCTTGATATTCCTATTGGTGGCATGACCAGCAACAACTTTGAAGAACTCTCCCCATTTGGGCAGATGCTCGATATTTTGAAACATTTGATTATTCCGGCACTCGTCCTAGCGATTTCGGACGCGGCGGGCCTGACCCGTGTCATTCGCGGCCAAATGCTGGAAGTCATGCGCTCGGACTATGTGCGTACAGCGCGGGCCAAAGGCGTCAGTGAGCGCACCGCGATTTGGAAGCACACCTTCCGCAATGCCATTTTGCCCATCGTGGCAGGCATCGGCGGATTGTTGCCCGCGCTCATCAGCGGCGTCGGCTTTCTAGAAGTGGTATTCGCCTATCCGGGCATTACGCCCATGCTGCTTACGGCGATCGGCACGCAAGACCTGTATCTGATCGCCGGGTTTACCGTCATCACCACCGTTCTCCTGATCATCGGCAACGTCATCAGCGATATTTTGCTGGCCGTCGTCGATCCCCGCGTCAAGGTCTCCTGA
- a CDS encoding ABC transporter substrate-binding protein has protein sequence MKKALFIALALTATSASAAPFVYPAAWTAEQNTANKRGGELRLSVLSDFKTINPFTSAEADSIPGTMVENGEFGSASLFLQDPRNDEFLPYMADAKPVVSNNGKRFVVKIRPGMKFSDGQAITADDWITTWKIHTDDKVGSNSFDNFFLNKKPITIKKIDNLTLQFDFPQVSSTAYGRMSFAPWPDHVFGKAYREGGADAIKKLWTLGTPASQIVSPGMWVLESYRAGERSVFTKNPYWGEWNKDSRGNALPYLDKLSYRVTNDANATLAAFLAGQIDQAPMRNADDLAQTKRAIDGGTLKATLLPNVSPQAQSSWITFNWNKSAEPAQQKLFRDVRFRRAMSHIANRKAMVDLALGGLGVETYSSVYPVFRQQIAAGTAAGAPRYPYNLAEASKLLAQIGYTKKNAQGYLVDKAGKVLEFNLSTNAGNTVREQLGRIFADEAKKVGVKVNFTPIDFNNLVNQLTSKGENRPFDAILLGLSGGGNVWSFGTNVTPCGGNLHSYNNPTNGACLTPQESLMTKLYYQGDAELDDAKRRAIGGQLMKVEGELQPVIYLVGGNYHVAYNERLGGEFARNMMDAFYGSRMWALSFIK, from the coding sequence ATGAAAAAAGCTCTGTTTATCGCTCTTGCCCTGACAGCTACCTCCGCTTCGGCGGCCCCCTTCGTGTACCCGGCGGCGTGGACTGCCGAGCAGAACACCGCCAACAAGCGCGGCGGCGAACTGCGTCTCAGCGTCTTGTCGGACTTCAAGACCATCAACCCCTTTACCTCGGCAGAAGCCGACAGCATTCCCGGCACGATGGTGGAGAACGGCGAGTTCGGTTCTGCTAGCCTCTTTCTCCAAGACCCCCGCAATGATGAGTTCCTGCCCTACATGGCCGATGCCAAACCAGTGGTCAGCAACAACGGCAAGCGCTTTGTCGTGAAAATCCGTCCGGGCATGAAGTTCAGCGACGGACAAGCCATCACTGCCGACGACTGGATTACTACTTGGAAGATTCACACCGACGACAAGGTAGGCAGCAACTCTTTCGACAACTTCTTCCTTAACAAGAAGCCCATCACCATCAAGAAAATCGATAACCTGACGCTCCAGTTTGATTTTCCTCAAGTCAGCTCGACGGCATATGGCCGCATGAGCTTTGCGCCTTGGCCTGACCATGTGTTCGGGAAGGCATACCGTGAGGGCGGCGCAGACGCGATCAAGAAGCTCTGGACACTGGGTACGCCTGCCAGCCAGATCGTATCGCCGGGCATGTGGGTGCTGGAAAGCTACCGCGCCGGAGAGCGCAGCGTGTTCACTAAGAATCCCTACTGGGGTGAGTGGAACAAAGACAGCCGGGGCAACGCGCTGCCTTACCTCGACAAGCTCTCCTACCGCGTAACGAACGACGCCAACGCGACGTTGGCTGCCTTCCTTGCGGGCCAGATTGATCAGGCTCCGATGCGGAACGCCGACGATTTGGCCCAGACCAAGCGGGCCATTGATGGGGGCACCCTGAAGGCCACATTGCTGCCCAACGTCAGCCCACAGGCACAAAGCTCTTGGATCACCTTCAACTGGAACAAGTCTGCCGAACCTGCTCAGCAAAAACTGTTCCGGGACGTGCGTTTCCGCCGCGCCATGAGCCATATCGCCAACCGTAAGGCGATGGTTGACCTTGCTTTGGGCGGTCTGGGCGTCGAAACCTACTCCAGCGTGTATCCCGTGTTCCGTCAGCAGATCGCCGCTGGTACGGCTGCGGGCGCGCCGAGGTATCCCTACAACCTTGCTGAAGCCAGCAAATTGCTTGCTCAGATCGGCTACACCAAGAAGAACGCGCAGGGCTACCTTGTCGACAAGGCCGGGAAAGTACTGGAGTTCAACCTCAGCACCAACGCGGGCAACACTGTTCGTGAGCAACTGGGCCGCATCTTTGCCGACGAAGCCAAGAAGGTCGGTGTGAAGGTCAACTTCACGCCCATCGACTTCAACAACCTCGTGAACCAACTGACCTCCAAGGGCGAAAACCGTCCGTTCGACGCCATCTTGCTGGGTCTCAGTGGGGGTGGCAACGTATGGTCTTTTGGCACCAACGTCACGCCTTGCGGCGGCAACCTGCACAGCTACAACAACCCCACCAACGGCGCTTGCTTGACCCCTCAGGAAAGCCTGATGACCAAGCTGTACTACCAAGGTGACGCCGAACTTGATGACGCCAAGCGCCGCGCCATCGGTGGGCAGCTGATGAAGGTGGAAGGCGAGTTGCAGCCCGTGATCTACCTCGTGGGCGGCAACTACCACGTGGCCTACAACGAGCGTCTGGGCGGCGAATTCGCCCGTAACATGATGGATGCCTTCTACGGCAGCCGTATGTGGGCGCTCTCTTTCATCAAGTAA
- the secG gene encoding preprotein translocase subunit SecG, producing MILTLFIVLFALVCVGLVFFVLLQVPKQAGLSASMATGGSLLGGRGVEGGLVRITSILGGFFMLLALLISFISR from the coding sequence ATGATCCTGACCCTATTCATCGTTCTGTTCGCCCTCGTCTGTGTGGGCCTCGTCTTTTTCGTGCTGTTGCAAGTGCCCAAGCAGGCTGGACTCTCGGCCAGCATGGCAACGGGTGGCTCGCTGCTCGGTGGGCGCGGCGTAGAGGGCGGCCTCGTGCGGATTACCAGCATTCTGGGCGGCTTTTTCATGCTACTGGCCCTGCTGATCAGCTTCATTTCGCGCTGA
- the purD gene encoding phosphoribosylamine--glycine ligase, with amino-acid sequence MRVLVIGSGGREHAIVHACARSGHEVLCTPGNPGIAALARVISGPQDAESLAELAVQEGVDVVIVGPEASLAAGVVDACTARGVPAFGPTRAASRLEGDKAWSKAFMTRHGIPTAQHRAFDNLAEALAHAALCPLPTVIKDAGLRAGKGVTIAHTHLEAEAALHDIFSQAGASAVIEDFMTGQEVTVLALTDGVRYALTPPSQDHKTIFEGDVGPMTGGMGVICPFPLPAEALAVIKSDIIERTLAGMREEGLPYTGVLYAGLMLTPSGPKVVEFNARFGDPEAEAVLPLLDSDLGQHALDAAQGQLDPDSVQFRAGASAVIILAAPGYPAEPQRNIPITLPPTEAGEIIYHAGTALQEQQLVSSGGRVLAVTATANTLNAALGRAYALADRVGFAGAQLRRDIGARIGAVPEIVPEAAPPSAPV; translated from the coding sequence ATGCGCGTGCTGGTCATCGGCAGCGGTGGGCGCGAACACGCCATTGTGCATGCCTGCGCCCGCAGCGGTCACGAGGTGCTGTGTACCCCCGGCAACCCCGGCATTGCGGCGCTGGCCCGCGTCATCTCTGGCCCGCAAGACGCCGAGAGCCTCGCGGAATTGGCCGTGCAGGAGGGCGTGGATGTGGTCATCGTGGGGCCGGAAGCCTCCCTCGCAGCGGGCGTGGTGGATGCCTGCACGGCGCGCGGCGTGCCTGCCTTCGGCCCCACCCGCGCCGCCAGCCGTCTGGAGGGCGACAAGGCGTGGAGCAAGGCCTTCATGACCCGTCACGGCATTCCCACCGCGCAGCACCGGGCCTTCGACAATCTGGCAGAAGCGTTGGCGCACGCGGCCCTCTGCCCCCTGCCCACCGTCATCAAAGACGCGGGCCTGCGGGCGGGCAAGGGCGTCACGATTGCCCACACCCACCTAGAGGCCGAGGCCGCGCTGCACGATATTTTTAGTCAAGCTGGTGCGAGTGCGGTCATCGAAGACTTCATGACCGGGCAAGAAGTGACCGTGCTGGCCCTCACCGACGGCGTGCGCTACGCCCTCACGCCGCCGAGTCAGGATCACAAGACTATTTTTGAAGGCGATGTTGGCCCCATGACCGGCGGCATGGGCGTCATCTGTCCGTTCCCTTTGCCTGCCGAAGCCTTGGCTGTCATCAAATCCGACATCATCGAGCGCACGTTGGCCGGAATGCGCGAAGAAGGCCTGCCTTACACGGGCGTGCTGTACGCGGGCCTGATGCTGACGCCCAGCGGCCCCAAAGTGGTGGAATTCAACGCCCGCTTCGGCGATCCTGAGGCCGAAGCGGTGTTGCCCCTGCTGGACTCCGACTTGGGCCAGCACGCGCTTGACGCCGCACAGGGGCAGCTCGACCCGGACTCCGTGCAGTTTCGGGCCGGAGCGAGTGCCGTCATCATCTTGGCCGCTCCCGGTTATCCCGCCGAACCACAGCGGAACATTCCGATCACGCTTCCACCCACCGAGGCAGGGGAGATCATCTACCACGCCGGAACCGCCCTGCAAGAACAGCAATTGGTGAGCAGTGGCGGGCGCGTGTTGGCTGTGACCGCCACGGCCAATACCCTCAACGCCGCGCTGGGCCGTGCTTATGCCTTGGCTGACCGGGTGGGTTTTGCAGGCGCACAACTGCGGCGCGACATCGGCGCACGCATCGGTGCTGTGCCGGAAATAGTGCCGGAAGCTGCCCCGCCTTCCGCCCCCGTTTGA
- a CDS encoding MBL fold metallo-hydrolase translates to MGLSVGTVQTVDLHFQGTPGVVASAVFETGDGLALVDTGPSSTLPALAAGLAALGARLDDVRHVLLTHIHLDHAGAAGTLLARVPGARVYVQTRGAAHLSRPERLVASATQIYGDSMESLWGEFLPVPAERLTVLAGGETLRLGQTDVLPLYTPGHAVHHLAYHVGDDLFVGDVGGIRLDERQSPRAPTPPPDIDLEAWRASIALLREVDARTLHLAHFGAYAQAGAHWDALLANLHTDAQRIQAGLLAGQEPQALSDAFTAALLAELHSESPDLPARYEFACPPWMSVQGLVRYWQRQAARAPASGQESAQAESTAAESTQAAR, encoded by the coding sequence ATGGGCCTGAGCGTAGGCACGGTGCAGACTGTCGATCTGCACTTTCAAGGCACGCCGGGCGTGGTGGCCTCTGCCGTCTTCGAGACTGGCGACGGTTTGGCCCTCGTAGACACTGGCCCCAGCTCCACTCTGCCCGCGCTGGCAGCGGGTTTAGCGGCGCTGGGCGCACGTCTGGATGATGTTCGCCATGTGCTGCTCACCCATATTCATCTGGATCATGCCGGGGCGGCGGGAACGCTGCTGGCGCGGGTGCCGGGGGCGCGGGTCTACGTGCAGACACGCGGCGCGGCGCACCTGTCGCGGCCCGAACGCTTGGTGGCGAGTGCCACACAAATTTACGGCGATTCTATGGAAAGCCTCTGGGGCGAATTCCTGCCTGTGCCCGCCGAACGCTTGACCGTGCTGGCGGGCGGCGAAACGTTGCGGTTGGGTCAAACCGACGTGCTGCCGCTGTACACCCCCGGCCACGCGGTGCATCACCTCGCCTACCACGTCGGAGATGATCTGTTCGTGGGCGACGTGGGCGGAATCCGGCTGGACGAACGCCAATCGCCCCGCGCCCCCACGCCGCCGCCCGACATCGACTTGGAGGCTTGGCGGGCCAGCATTGCCCTGCTGCGCGAGGTGGACGCCCGCACCCTGCATCTGGCCCATTTCGGAGCGTATGCCCAAGCCGGGGCGCACTGGGACGCGCTGCTGGCTAATCTTCACACCGATGCACAGCGCATTCAGGCGGGCTTGCTGGCCGGGCAGGAACCACAAGCCCTGTCGGACGCCTTTACCGCCGCGCTGCTGGCCGAACTGCACAGCGAAAGCCCCGATTTGCCCGCCCGCTACGAGTTCGCTTGCCCACCGTGGATGAGTGTGCAGGGGTTGGTGCGTTACTGGCAACGGCAGGCGGCGCGTGCCCCGGCATCCGGGCAAGAATCCGCACAGGCGGAATCAACAGCGGCAGAATCAACGCAGGCGGCCCGCTGA
- a CDS encoding substrate-binding periplasmic protein — protein sequence MKPTLFAARTLTATLLTLLLAAPHAEARTLSQIKASGVLRVATPADVPPFSLVNAGKHFGFEAELLEALAADLGVKVTYEIARIDQLTTLLQDDKVDVAISALGITSTRENKVDFTAPTACLGVSVVSLDPNINVHTDLKDKKIGVIAGSIMTSYVQKLPFDKKVNVYPSNNDVVMAVFSKAVDATVAYSVAEGMVKTLYPKANIHFGPPLWSVPIGMMVREDNDSTRFALNLGLIKMQRSSAYAALSTKYFGKDLRCKS from the coding sequence ATGAAACCCACTCTGTTCGCTGCCCGTACCCTCACCGCCACCCTGCTGACCCTGCTGCTGGCCGCTCCGCACGCCGAGGCCCGCACCCTCTCTCAAATCAAGGCTTCCGGCGTACTGCGCGTGGCGACGCCTGCCGATGTGCCGCCCTTTTCGCTGGTCAACGCGGGCAAACATTTCGGCTTTGAGGCAGAACTGCTCGAGGCGTTGGCCGCTGATCTGGGCGTCAAGGTGACTTACGAAATTGCGCGCATTGATCAACTGACCACGCTGTTGCAAGACGACAAAGTAGACGTAGCGATCAGTGCGCTGGGCATCACCAGCACCCGTGAAAACAAGGTGGACTTTACGGCCCCCACCGCCTGCCTCGGCGTCTCGGTGGTCTCGCTCGATCCCAATATCAACGTTCACACCGACTTGAAAGACAAGAAGATCGGCGTGATCGCGGGTTCGATCATGACCTCGTATGTGCAGAAGCTGCCCTTCGACAAAAAAGTGAACGTGTACCCCAGCAACAACGATGTGGTCATGGCCGTGTTTTCCAAGGCCGTAGACGCGACGGTGGCCTACAGCGTGGCCGAAGGCATGGTCAAAACGCTGTATCCCAAGGCCAACATTCACTTCGGCCCCCCCTTGTGGAGCGTGCCGATTGGCATGATGGTGCGTGAGGACAACGACAGCACCCGCTTCGCCCTGAATCTGGGCCTGATCAAGATGCAGCGCAGCAGCGCTTATGCGGCGCTGAGTACCAAGTACTTTGGCAAGGATCTACGCTGTAAGAGCTGA
- a CDS encoding RNHCP domain-containing protein, with protein MSQPSETGMRRFTVQGTNNPFVCGHCGQEVLPLSNGSVRNHCPHCLHSKHVDILPGDRASTCHGLMAPINVDQSGKKGWVIVHECQKCGFVGRNRAALDDPKQPDDWDTLIAISSNR; from the coding sequence ATGAGCCAGCCCAGCGAGACCGGCATGCGCCGTTTTACCGTGCAGGGCACCAATAACCCGTTCGTGTGCGGCCACTGCGGGCAGGAAGTGTTGCCCCTCAGCAACGGCAGCGTGCGGAACCACTGCCCCCACTGCCTGCACAGCAAACACGTGGACATCTTGCCGGGAGACCGCGCCAGCACTTGCCACGGCCTGATGGCCCCCATAAACGTAGACCAGAGCGGCAAAAAAGGCTGGGTCATCGTGCACGAGTGCCAGAAATGCGGCTTCGTGGGCCGCAACCGCGCCGCGCTGGACGATCCCAAACAGCCCGACGACTGGGACACCCTGATTGCCATCAGCAGCAACCGGTAG
- a CDS encoding MOSC domain-containing protein — protein sequence MPAPALQLLSVNIGQPTALTIGPDSAAPRTEITGIHKQAAVGRVRVARLGLEGDHVMDTKHHGGPGQAVYVYTQEDYDHWAEELGESLDPGTYGENLLMAGLESATVRVGERFWVGSAVLEATAARIPCMVLAARMNDLGFVKRFARVRRPGFYARVIQEGDVGQGDPVRREAAPDGAPSIVDTFDLWFSQSRDPDEMRRYLNYPLAERLRTDIEEWLGAVRA from the coding sequence ATGCCTGCACCCGCCCTTCAGCTTCTCAGCGTGAATATCGGCCAGCCCACCGCCCTCACCATCGGCCCCGACAGCGCCGCCCCACGCACCGAAATCACGGGCATTCATAAGCAGGCCGCAGTGGGCCGGGTGCGTGTGGCACGGCTGGGACTGGAAGGCGATCATGTGATGGACACTAAACACCACGGCGGCCCCGGTCAGGCGGTCTACGTGTACACGCAGGAAGATTACGACCACTGGGCCGAAGAATTGGGCGAATCCCTAGACCCCGGCACTTACGGCGAGAACCTGCTGATGGCCGGGCTGGAATCGGCAACAGTGCGCGTGGGCGAACGCTTTTGGGTGGGGAGCGCCGTGCTGGAGGCCACCGCCGCCCGGATTCCCTGCATGGTGCTGGCCGCCCGCATGAACGATCTGGGCTTCGTGAAACGCTTTGCGCGGGTGCGCCGCCCCGGTTTTTATGCCCGCGTGATTCAGGAAGGCGACGTGGGGCAGGGCGATCCCGTGCGCCGCGAGGCTGCCCCGGACGGCGCTCCCAGCATCGTGGATACCTTTGATTTGTGGTTCAGCCAGTCGCGTGACCCGGATGAGATGCGGCGCTACCTGAATTACCCGCTGGCCGAGCGACTGCGGACGGATATCGAGGAGTGGCTGGGGGCGGTTCGGGCGTAA
- the msrA gene encoding peptide-methionine (S)-S-oxide reductase MsrA: MTQPTQPATTQQAILAGGCFWCTEAVMVDVRGVQKVESGYIGGHTPRPDYDSVCSGTTGHAEAIRVTFDPAQVSFRDLLGLFFATHDPTTLNRQGGDAGTQYRSAVFPLTPQQEQDTREVIADLTAQAVFDRPIVTSIEPATTFHVAEAYHQDYYANNARQPYCMAVIAPKVAKLRKYYGDKLRA; encoded by the coding sequence ATGACTCAGCCGACGCAACCAGCCACGACGCAACAAGCCATCCTTGCGGGCGGCTGCTTTTGGTGTACCGAAGCCGTGATGGTAGATGTGCGCGGCGTGCAAAAAGTAGAGAGCGGCTATATCGGCGGCCACACACCCCGGCCCGATTACGACAGCGTGTGCAGCGGCACCACCGGGCACGCCGAGGCCATTCGCGTCACTTTCGATCCGGCGCAGGTCAGCTTCCGTGACTTGCTGGGGCTATTTTTTGCCACGCACGATCCCACCACGCTCAACCGTCAGGGCGGCGACGCGGGCACGCAGTACCGCAGCGCCGTGTTTCCCCTGACGCCTCAGCAGGAGCAAGACACCCGTGAAGTCATTGCAGACCTGACCGCGCAGGCTGTGTTTGACCGCCCCATCGTCACGAGCATCGAACCCGCGACGACGTTCCATGTAGCCGAGGCGTACCATCAGGACTACTACGCCAACAATGCGCGGCAGCCCTACTGCATGGCGGTCATCGCGCCCAAAGTCGCCAAGCTCCGCAAGTATTACGGCGACAAACTGCGGGCCTAA
- a CDS encoding TSUP family transporter, whose protein sequence is MPELFTPGPEVLLYGLPLAFLAGFIDAVAGGGGTITLPTLFFMGLSPAQAVATNKLMAIFGSGSATVQYWRKGHVDRALVLRLIPLALIGSALGAFLVRFVDPNTFRTLVGVVILGVGALVLANKRFGLEDRYPGLTNRTLALTLPGALIIGVYDGFLGPGTGTFLMFLFALVGFNLVRASGNARTINFATNLGAFLFFLIGGQMVWWIGLPMGLANAAGAYLGARMAMLRGSAFVKWMYGGIVLLVAARLLFT, encoded by the coding sequence GTGCCCGAACTGTTTACTCCCGGCCCCGAAGTCCTGCTCTACGGCCTGCCGCTGGCTTTCTTGGCGGGCTTTATAGACGCCGTAGCAGGCGGCGGCGGCACGATTACGCTGCCCACGCTGTTTTTCATGGGCCTTAGTCCGGCGCAGGCTGTTGCCACCAATAAACTGATGGCTATTTTCGGTTCGGGCAGTGCCACCGTGCAGTATTGGCGCAAGGGGCATGTAGACCGGGCGCTGGTGCTGCGGCTGATTCCGCTGGCCCTGATCGGCAGCGCGTTGGGCGCGTTTCTGGTGCGGTTCGTAGACCCCAACACCTTCCGCACACTCGTCGGCGTGGTCATTTTGGGTGTGGGGGCGCTGGTGCTGGCGAACAAACGCTTCGGCCTAGAAGACCGCTATCCGGGCCTGACCAACCGCACACTGGCCCTCACGCTGCCCGGTGCGCTGATCATCGGTGTGTACGACGGCTTCCTCGGCCCCGGCACAGGCACCTTTCTGATGTTCCTGTTCGCCCTCGTCGGCTTCAATCTCGTGCGGGCCAGCGGCAATGCCCGCACCATCAACTTCGCCACCAACCTCGGCGCGTTCCTGTTTTTCCTGATCGGCGGCCAAATGGTCTGGTGGATCGGCCTCCCGATGGGCCTCGCCAACGCCGCCGGAGCTTACCTGGGCGCACGCATGGCGATGCTCCGGGGCAGCGCCTTCGTGAAATGGATGTACGGCGGAATCGTGCTGCTGGTCGCGGCCCGGTTGCTGTTCACCTGA